The Tripterygium wilfordii isolate XIE 37 chromosome 5, ASM1340144v1, whole genome shotgun sequence genome window below encodes:
- the LOC119998677 gene encoding protein LURP-one-related 5-like, with the protein MSKIHPDAENKKQYDHVRLVSKECISDDDGRCPCALTVWKRSSMSFQGTDGFTVFDQHGRLVFRVDNYSRKNGSVAGGGGLVLMDGAGNALLTLKPQMLRLQTQWNAYSGDQSERRRSSNQSVVFSMRSCSSGLFRNRKGMIAEVFMVGKQNQTPEYRIEGSFRARDCRIRKASGQVVAKMARKRANTSVLLNSDVFSLFVQPGFDAELVMAFVIILDRMSSKPFTPLLCS; encoded by the exons ATGTCTAAGATCCATCCGGACGCAGAGAACAAGAAGCAATATGATCATGTACGTCTGGTGTCAAAGGAATGTATTAGTGATGATGATGGTCGTTGTCCATGCGCGCTCACTGTGTGGAAGAGATCGAGCATGAGTTTTCAGGGGACTGACGGATTCACTGTTTTTGATCAACATGGAAGATTGGTTTTCCGGGTCGATAACTACTCCAGGAAGAATGGGTCTGTTGCAGGAGGAGGAGGCCTTGTTCTCATGGACGGAGCTGGAAATGCTTTGCTAACTTTAAAACCTCAG ATGCTGAGGTTGCAAACCCAGTGGAACGCATACAGTGGAGATCAAAGTGAACGCAGGAGGAGTTCCAACCAGTCTGTAGTCTTCTCAATGAGGAGCTGCTCATCGGGGCTTTTCCGCAACAGGAAAGGCATGATTGCAGAGGTGTTCATGGTAGGGAAGCAGAATCAGACACCAGAGTACAGGATTGAGGGGTCTTTTAGGGCAAGAGATTGCAGAATCAGGAAGGCCAGCGGTCAAGTGGTGGCCAAAATGGCTAGGAAGAGAGCGAACACTAGTGTCTTGCTAAACAGTGATGTGTTTAGCCTTTTTGTACAACCTGGTTTTGATGCCGAGCTTGTTATGGCCTTTGTGATTATATTAGATCGTATGTCCAGTAAGCCTTTTACCCCGCTCTTGTGTTCTTGA
- the LOC119998676 gene encoding probable serine/threonine-protein kinase PBL8: MGNCGTREESAVVSNAQVQQLNTLSSVSTKAGNPSSEKKHSRSVSDLSDPYTPRKLEDASKNALLYTHVIAFTLYELETITKSFRSDYILGQGGFGTVYKGYIDENVRVGLKSLPVAVKVLNKEGLQGHREWLTEVNFLGQLRHPNLVKLIGYCCEDDHRLLVYEFMFRGSLENHLFRKATIPLSWGTRLMIALGAAKGLAFLHNAERPVIYRDFKTSNILLDSDYTAKLSDFGLAKAGPQGDETHVSTRVMGTYGYAAPEYVMTGHLTARSDVYSFGVVLLELLTGRKSVDKTRPSKEQSLVDWARPKLNDKRKLLQIIDPRLENQYSVRAAQKACSLAYYCLSQNPKARPLMSDVVETLEPLQCSNCEVSSSSMPSTFTGGRGSYATGGIPNYRMHRRFPNNVGPVASCRSPGPNCSPGGPAACRVR, encoded by the exons ATGGGCAACTGTGGTACTAGAGAGGAATCCGCCGTTGTCTCCAATGCTCAAG TTCAACAGCTGAATACGCTATCATCAGTGTCTACTAAAGCTGGAAATCCGTCGTCGGAGAAGAAGCACAGTCGTTCCGTCTCAGATCTGAGCGATCCTTACACGCCTCGTAAATTAGAGGACGCCAGTAAGAATGCGCTACTTTATACTCATGTTATTGCCTTTACTTTGTACGAGCTGGAGACCATCACCAAAAGCTTCCGCTCCGATTACATTCTCGGCCAAGGTGGATTTGGAACTGTTTACAAAGGATACATTGACGAGAATGTGAGGGTTGGCCTCAAATCTCTCCCCGTTGCTGTCAAGGTTCTCAACAAGGAGGGCCTTCAGGGCCACCGTGAATGGCTG ACGGAGGTCAACTTTCTTGGCCAGCTTCGCCATCCTAATCTTGTTAAGTTGATTGGATATTGTTGTGAGGATGACCACAGGTTACTTGTTTACGAATTCATGTTCCGCGGAAGCCTTGAGAATCACTTGTTTCGAA AGGCAACCATTCCTTTATCTTGGGGCACAAGACTGATGATTGCACTTGGAGCTGCCAAGGGGCTTGCTTTCCTTCACAATGCTGAAAGGCCTGTCATATATCGGGACTTCAAAACCTCTAATATATTGTTGGACTCT GATTATACAGCCAAGCTTTCTGATTTTGGGCTTGCAAAAGCTGGACCACAGGGCGATGAGACCCATGTCTCAACTAGAGTTATGGGTACCTATGGCTATGCTGCCCCTGAATATGTAATGACCG GCCACTTAACTGCCAGGAGTGATGTATACAGTTTTGGAGTTGTTCTTCTAGAGCTTTTAACTGGGAGGAAGTCCGTTGACAAGACCAGACCAAGTAAGGAGCAGAGCTTGGTGGATTGGGCCCGTCCTAAATTGAACGACAAGAGAAAATTGCTGCAAATAATTGACCCTAGATTGGAGAACCAGTACTCAGTAAGAGCTGCCCAAAAAGCCTGCAGCTTGGCTTACTACTGTCTGAGCCAGAATCCCAAAGCGAGGCCTCTAATGAGTGATGTAGTTGAAACTTTGGAACCTCTACAGTGCAGCAATTGTGAAGTCTCATCGTCATCAATGCCCTCAACCTTTACAGGTGGCAGAGGTTCCTATGCAACAGGGGGAATTCCTAATTATCGGATGCATAGAAGGTTTCCCAACAATGTTGGTCCTGTTGCTAGTTGTCGGTCTCCTGGTCCAAATTGCTCTCCTGGTGGTCCTGCTGCATGCAGGGTTAGATGA
- the LOC119998272 gene encoding transcriptional adapter ADA2b-like isoform X1: protein MGRSRGNFHSDEDPTQRSRRKKNASSGENPESSSSGQGTSDGKRALYHCNYCKRDITGKIRIKCAACPDFDLCAECFSVGAEVTPHKSHHPYRVMDSLSFPLTCPDWNADDEILLLEGIEMYGLWNWAEVAEHVGTKSKEQCIDHYSTVYLNSPCFPLPDMTHVIGKNRKELLAMAKGQGDDKKGSTMPGAPVKEESPFSPSRVKAEELPKTGSSGRLPSSSNADPQTDRSSKGKKPIFPRNDGPSLVELSGYNPKRQEFDTEYDNDAEQLLADMEFKDADTEDERELKMRVLHIYSRRLEERQRRKNFILERNLLYPSPFQRSLSPEERALCKSYDVYMRFHTKEEHEELLQSIVAEHRTKKRIAELKEAQAAGCRTSAEADRYLELKRRREAEEASQRVRDSASAGTGGQGGPNAFTASESVSRDSYPTRPTGRPSSSRVNEFDMMPFYNTFLLSEAEKRLCNEIRLAPPAYLKMQEAMAREILNGNITKKSDAHPLFQLDPSKVDKVYDMLVKKGISQP, encoded by the exons ATGGGCCGTTCTCGTGGAAACTTTCACTCAGACGAGGACCCAACTCAAAG atcaaggagaaagaagaatgcTTCCAGTGGAGAAAACCCAGAGTCTTCATCATCGG GTCAGGGAACGAGTGACGGGAAAAGGGCATTATACCATTGCAACTATTGCAAAAGAGACATTACGGGAAAAATCCGCATCAAGTGTGCTGCGTGCCCTGATTTTGACCTATGTGCAGAGTGCTTTTCTGTTGGAGCTGAGGTGACCCCTCATAAAAGCCATCACCCTTACAGGGTCATG GATAGTTTATCTTTCCCACTTACCTGTCCTGACTGGAATGCCGATGATGAAATACTACTTCTAGAG GGAATTGAAATGTATGGCTTGTGGAATTGGGCAGAAGTTGCTGAGCATGTGGGGACAAAAAGTAAAGAGCAGTGTATTGACCACTACTCCACTGTGTATCTGAATTCCCCTTGCTTCCCTCTTCCG gACATGACTCATGTCATTGGGAAAAATAGAAAGGAACTTCTGGCAATGGCTAAAGGCCAGGGGGATGATAAGAAAG GATCAACAATGCCCGGCGCGCCTGTGAAGGAAGAATCTCCATTTTCTCCTTCAAGAGTCAA AGCTGAGGAGCTGCCTAAAACTGGTTCCTCTGGCCGTTTGCCATCTAGCTCAAATGCAG ATCCTCAAACAGACAGGAGTTCCAAGGGGAAGAAACCGATTTTTCCTAGAAACGACGGTCCCTCTTTGGTTGAGCTAAGTGGCTATAACCCCAAAAGGCAGGAGTTTGATACCGAATATGATAATGACGCTGAGCAGTTACTGGCTGACATGGAATTCAAAGACGCTGACACTGAGGATGAGCGAGAACTAAAGATGCGAGTGCTGCATATATATTCAAGGAG GCTTGAAGAGAGGCAACGCAGAAAGAACTTTATTCTGGAAAGAAACTTACTATATCCGAGTCCTTTTCAGAGAAGCTTGTCTCCAGAAGAGAGGGCCCTGTGTAAGAGTTATGATGTCTACATGCGCTTCCATACCAAGGAAGAGCATGAGGAACTGCTTCAGAGTATTGTAGCCGAGCATCGAACTAAGAAAAGAATTGCAGAGCTCAAG GAAGCGCAGGCTGCTGGTTGTCGTACATCAGCCGAGGCAGATAGGTATCTGGAGCTCAAAAGGAGAAGAGAAGCTGAAGAGGCTTCTCAAAGAGTCAGAGACTCTGCATCTGCTGGGACAGGTGGTCAGGGAGGTCCTAATGCCTTCACAGCTTCTGAGTCTGTCAGCAGAGATTCCTATCCAACAAGACCAACTGGGAGACCATCATCAAGCCGCGTTAATGAATTTGATATGATGCCATTTTACAACACATTTTTGCTGTCTGAAGCT GAGAAACGACTCTGCAACGAGATAAGGTTGGCTCCGCCTGCCTATCTGAAGATGCAAGAGGCGATGGCGAGGGAAATCCTAAACGGGAATATTACGAAGAAATCCGATGCTCATCCTCTCTTCCAGCTCGATCCAAGCAAGGTTGACAAAGTTTATGATATGCTTGTGAAGAAGGGTATTTCTCAGCCTTAA
- the LOC119998272 gene encoding transcriptional adapter ADA2b-like isoform X2 — MGRSRGNFHSDEDPTQRSRRKKNASSGENPESSSSGQGTSDGKRALYHCNYCKRDITGKIRIKCAACPDFDLCAECFSVGAEVTPHKSHHPYRVMDSLSFPLTCPDWNADDEILLLEGIEMYGLWNWAEVAEHVGTKSKEQCIDHYSTVYLNSPCFPLPDMTHVIGKNRKELLAMAKGQGDDKKGSTMPGAPVKEESPFSPSRVKAEELPKTGSSGRLPSSSNADRSSKGKKPIFPRNDGPSLVELSGYNPKRQEFDTEYDNDAEQLLADMEFKDADTEDERELKMRVLHIYSRRLEERQRRKNFILERNLLYPSPFQRSLSPEERALCKSYDVYMRFHTKEEHEELLQSIVAEHRTKKRIAELKEAQAAGCRTSAEADRYLELKRRREAEEASQRVRDSASAGTGGQGGPNAFTASESVSRDSYPTRPTGRPSSSRVNEFDMMPFYNTFLLSEAEKRLCNEIRLAPPAYLKMQEAMAREILNGNITKKSDAHPLFQLDPSKVDKVYDMLVKKGISQP; from the exons ATGGGCCGTTCTCGTGGAAACTTTCACTCAGACGAGGACCCAACTCAAAG atcaaggagaaagaagaatgcTTCCAGTGGAGAAAACCCAGAGTCTTCATCATCGG GTCAGGGAACGAGTGACGGGAAAAGGGCATTATACCATTGCAACTATTGCAAAAGAGACATTACGGGAAAAATCCGCATCAAGTGTGCTGCGTGCCCTGATTTTGACCTATGTGCAGAGTGCTTTTCTGTTGGAGCTGAGGTGACCCCTCATAAAAGCCATCACCCTTACAGGGTCATG GATAGTTTATCTTTCCCACTTACCTGTCCTGACTGGAATGCCGATGATGAAATACTACTTCTAGAG GGAATTGAAATGTATGGCTTGTGGAATTGGGCAGAAGTTGCTGAGCATGTGGGGACAAAAAGTAAAGAGCAGTGTATTGACCACTACTCCACTGTGTATCTGAATTCCCCTTGCTTCCCTCTTCCG gACATGACTCATGTCATTGGGAAAAATAGAAAGGAACTTCTGGCAATGGCTAAAGGCCAGGGGGATGATAAGAAAG GATCAACAATGCCCGGCGCGCCTGTGAAGGAAGAATCTCCATTTTCTCCTTCAAGAGTCAA AGCTGAGGAGCTGCCTAAAACTGGTTCCTCTGGCCGTTTGCCATCTAGCTCAAATGCAG ACAGGAGTTCCAAGGGGAAGAAACCGATTTTTCCTAGAAACGACGGTCCCTCTTTGGTTGAGCTAAGTGGCTATAACCCCAAAAGGCAGGAGTTTGATACCGAATATGATAATGACGCTGAGCAGTTACTGGCTGACATGGAATTCAAAGACGCTGACACTGAGGATGAGCGAGAACTAAAGATGCGAGTGCTGCATATATATTCAAGGAG GCTTGAAGAGAGGCAACGCAGAAAGAACTTTATTCTGGAAAGAAACTTACTATATCCGAGTCCTTTTCAGAGAAGCTTGTCTCCAGAAGAGAGGGCCCTGTGTAAGAGTTATGATGTCTACATGCGCTTCCATACCAAGGAAGAGCATGAGGAACTGCTTCAGAGTATTGTAGCCGAGCATCGAACTAAGAAAAGAATTGCAGAGCTCAAG GAAGCGCAGGCTGCTGGTTGTCGTACATCAGCCGAGGCAGATAGGTATCTGGAGCTCAAAAGGAGAAGAGAAGCTGAAGAGGCTTCTCAAAGAGTCAGAGACTCTGCATCTGCTGGGACAGGTGGTCAGGGAGGTCCTAATGCCTTCACAGCTTCTGAGTCTGTCAGCAGAGATTCCTATCCAACAAGACCAACTGGGAGACCATCATCAAGCCGCGTTAATGAATTTGATATGATGCCATTTTACAACACATTTTTGCTGTCTGAAGCT GAGAAACGACTCTGCAACGAGATAAGGTTGGCTCCGCCTGCCTATCTGAAGATGCAAGAGGCGATGGCGAGGGAAATCCTAAACGGGAATATTACGAAGAAATCCGATGCTCATCCTCTCTTCCAGCTCGATCCAAGCAAGGTTGACAAAGTTTATGATATGCTTGTGAAGAAGGGTATTTCTCAGCCTTAA
- the LOC119998249 gene encoding 50S ribosomal protein L17, chloroplastic, protein MAMSMTTAVMLGCSGSDRWSMASLMSALPSASVTNKMFSRTQPSVRLTQQRDQRLGLTISLHPNSPFISSYNGLAPVNPLLSIGSFDNNSFEHNFTIIGNGGRIFAMRHGRRVPKLNRPPDQRRALLRGLTTQLLKHGRIITTRARASAMRKYVDKMITLAKDGSLHKRRQALGFIYEKQIVHALFAEVPDRYGERNGGYTRIIRTLPRRGDNAPMAYIELV, encoded by the exons ATGGCGATGTCAATGACAACGGCAGTGATGCTAGGTTGTAGCGGCAGTGATAGATGGAGCATGGCGTCGCTCATGTCTGCTCTACCCTCCGCTTCGGTGACGAACAAAATGTTCTCAAGGACTCAGCCTTCCGTTCGACTTACACAACAGCGAGACCAACGACTCGGTCTTACAATTTCCCTCCATCCCAACTCGCCGTTTATCTCCTCTTACAATGGCCTCGCTCCCGTCAACCCTCTCCTCTCCATTGGATCCTTCG ACAACAATAGTTTTGAGCATAATTTCACCATCATTGGTAATGGTGGTCGAATTTTTGCCATGAGACATGGCAGGCGAGTTCCCAAGCTTAATCGGCCTCCCGATCAACGAAGAGCACTTCTGCGAGGCCTTACAACCCAGCTCCTTAAACATGGTAGGATAATAACCACTAGAGCAAGGGCAAGTGCCATGAGAAAGTATGTTGACAAAATGATAACATTGGCCAAGGACGGGTCACTTCACAAGAGGAGACAGGCCCTAGGTTTCATCTATGAAAAGCAGATTGTCCATGCATTATTTGCGGAGGTCCCAGATAGGTATGGAGAAAGAAATGGTGGGTATACAAGAATCATTAGGACACTGCCAAGGAGAGGAGATAACGCACCCATGGCATACATTGAGCTTgtgtag
- the LOC119998303 gene encoding protein LURP-one-related 8-like: MTKVYPNAPPTPTPTPTASPACDCEEDPLQVLTVWNKSLLFNCKGYTVFDSNGNLVFRVDNYMSGSGFKAEILLMDAAGEPLLTIRRKRLSLGDNWMVYDGEKAVNPRFSAKKHVNILNSKCLAYVTSVGSSSSSRVVYQIEGSYAQRSCVVYDERRRKVAEIKQKEAAVKGAGFGVDVFRLIVNQPGIEAAEAMALVILLDQMFGSSRRFTN, from the exons ATGACAAAGGTTTACCCAAACGCAccacccacacccacacccacacccacagcCTCCCCAGCCTGTGACTGTGAGGAGGACCCATTGCAGGTCCTCACTGTCTGGAATAAATCTCTCCTATTCAACTGCAAAGGTTACACCGTCTTCGACTCCAACGGTAATCTCGTTTTTAGGGTCGATAACTACATGTCTGGTTCAGGCTTTAAGGCCGAGATACTACTCATGGACGCAGCCGGCGAACCCCTCCTCACCATTCGCCGCAAG AGGTTGAGTCTAGGAGATAACTGGATGGTGTACGACGGAGAGAAGGCGGTGAATCCGCGATTTTCAGCTAAGAAGCATGTGAATATTCTAAATAGCAAGTGTTTGGCATATGTGACTTCGGTGGGTTCATCGTCGTCTTCGAGAGTGGTGTACCAGATAGAGGGATCGTACGCGCAGAGAAGCTGTGTGGTGTATGATGAGAGGAGGCGGAAGGTGGCGGAGATAAAGCAAAAAGAGGCCGCGGTGAAGGGTGCGGGTTTTGGTGTGGACGTGTTCCGCCTTATTGTTAATCAGCCCGGAATAGAAGCGGCGGAGGCCATGGCACTCGTCATCCTTCTTGACCAGATGTTTGGTTCTTCCAGACGCTTCACCAACTAA
- the LOC119998893 gene encoding zinc finger BED domain-containing protein RICESLEEPER 2-like, which translates to MEVDGVITPEEQLVGVTMDLEQEQEQQEHEEDEVENEDEEGVEEGDGGGDNENEESLEIDKKRKRRRSAVWDEFDEVKGTNKMQCKHCKAQLQISGGTTSHFRRHLKGCARRMTNQKSQKISGFRSGKITSETSPHSTFIYDYKKVRDSIAHFILMHEHPFSIVEQEGFNLIMKNSSHEYIPYTRITAQSDCMEEYDKEKKKLKSLLKNVSKISLTTDMWRSCQQIEYMVVTGHFIDANWKLQKRVLNFVNIPPPRGGVDIADALFKCMTEWGIENKVYSLSVDNASYNDVAIRTLKNTFLRNKKLILDGQLFHVRCCAHILNLLVQDGIAAIDDVIYNVRESVKFLKNSEARFLKFTEIVKQLQLPARKLILDVPTRWNSTFEMLSLALKFKNAFFIFKEREPLYHNLPTEEEWERVENVCQILSVFNTITNLISGSDYPTSNLFLSEMYRVKEILQKRAMDNNIYIKAMVGKMNAKFEKYWGECNLLISIAAVLDPRCKIKLIEFCFPLIYEKSEVIYNIEKVRGALYEMYEQYAANFASTNEEGSSQRSSKSQGDDVGSSSTVDINSGWSKFDEFVDMTENAPPTKSDLDVYLGEVVYRCSQEERGKWNALGWWRVNSLKYRILSKMASDVLAIPITTVASEATFSAGSRVIDTYRANLAPKTVEGLMCGGDWIRNLHGLKKKSRKKEEKDEEFVLNVP; encoded by the exons ATGGAAGTTGATGGTGTGATTACCCCAGAAGAACAGCTCGTGGGTGTGACTATGGATTTGGAGCAAGAGCAAGAACAACAAGAGCATGAGGAAGACGAAGTGGAAAATGAAGATGAGGAGGGAGTTGAAGAGGGAGATGGGGGAGGAGATAACGAAAATGAAGAAAGTTTAGAgattgataagaaaagaaagagaaggagatcCGCGGTTTGGGATGAGTTCGATGAAGTAAAAGGAacaaacaaaatgcaatgcaaacatTGCAAGGCACAACTTCAAATTAGTGGTGGCACGACATCTCATTTCAGGAGACACTTAAAGGGATGTGCAAGAAGGATGACAAATCAAAAGTCTCAAAAGATATCGGGTTTCCGCTCGGGTAAAATCACTAGTGAGACATCTCCTcattctacttttatatatgattataaGAAGGTCAGAGATAGTATTGCACATTTTATTCTCATGCATGAGCATCCATTCTCTATAGTAGAGCAAGAGGGATTTAATCTTATCATGAAGAATAGTTCTCATGAGTATATACCATATACTCGTATCACTGCGCAAAGTGATTGCATGGAAGAgtatgataaagaaaaaaagaagttgaagtCATTACTAAAAAATGTTAGTAAAATTAGTTTGACAACTGACATGTGGAGGTCTTGTCAACAAATAGAATACATGGTTGTTACTGGGCACTTTATTGATGCTAattggaaattgcagaaaagaGTACTTAACTTTGTGAATATACCACCTCCACGAGGtggtgttgatattgctgatgCTCTCTTCAAATGCATGACTGAGTGGGGAATTGAAAATAAAGTTTATTCTTTGTCTGTTGATAATGCTTCTTATAATGATGTGGCAATtagaactttgaagaacacattTCTTAGAAATAAGAAATTGATACTTGATGGACAGTTGTTTCATGTTCGTTGCTGTGCACACATTCTGAATCTTTTAGTTCAAGATGGAATTGCTGCCATTGATGATGTGATTTACAATGTGAGGGAGAGtgtcaaatttttgaaaaattctgAAGCACGATTTTTGAAGTTCACTGAaatagttaagcaattgcaactACCTGCTAGGAAGCTGATTTTGGATGTTCCAACACGTTGGAACTCTACTTTTGAGATGTTGTCACTTGCTTTAAAGTTTAagaatgcattttttatttttaaagagaGGGAACCTCTTTATCATAATTTACCAACAGAGGAAGAatgggagagagtagagaatgtATGTCAAATCTTATCTGTGTTCAACACAATCACTAATCTCATATCGGGAAGTGACTACCCAACTTCcaatttatttctttctgaGATGTATCGAGTGAAAGAAATTTTACAAAAGAGAGCAATGGATAACAACATATACATCAAAGCTATGGTTGGGAAAATGAATGCGAAGTTTGAGAAGTATTGGGGTGAGTGCAATTTATTGATTTCGATTGCTGCTGTCTTAGATCCACGGTGTAAAATAAAgttgattgaattttgttttccattgaTTTATGAAAAGTCTGAAGTGATATACAATATTGAGAAGGTCCGTGGAGCTTTATATGAAATGTATGAGCAGTATGCAGCTAATTTTGCCTCAACCAACGAGGAAGGTAGTAGTCAGAGATCATCTAAATCCCAGGGAGATGATGTTGGTTCTAGCTCTACAGTTGATATTAATTCTGGATGGTCTAAATTTGATGAGTTTGTAGACATGACTGAAAATGCTCCCCCTACAAAATCTGATTTGGATGTTTACCTAGGAGAAGTTGTTTATAGATGTtctcaagaagaaagaggaaaatgGAATGCTTTAGGTTGGTGGAGGGTAAATAGCCTAAAGTATCGtattttgtcaaaaatggcTTCAGATGTTCTAGCTATTCCCATCACAACAGTAGCTTCAGAGGCTACATTCAGTGCAGGTAGTAGAGTTATCGACACATATCGGGctaatttagcaccaaaaactgTTGAAGGTTTGATGTGTGGAGGTGATTGGATACGAAATCTTCATGGGTTAAAGAAGAAATCACGCAAG aaagaagaaaaggatgaaGAGTTTGTTCTCAATGTTCCATAA